A portion of the Camelus ferus isolate YT-003-E chromosome 16, BCGSAC_Cfer_1.0, whole genome shotgun sequence genome contains these proteins:
- the KRT34 gene encoding LOW QUALITY PROTEIN: keratin, type I cuticular Ha4 (The sequence of the model RefSeq protein was modified relative to this genomic sequence to represent the inferred CDS: deleted 1 base in 1 codon), producing MLYAQAPPTMKGIKGPWREERLKPTHLHFRRVTSSSITSPSTMPYSCCLPNVGCHSGCSSRPCVPPSCHGCTLPGACNIPANVSSCNWFCEGAFNGNEKETMQFLNDRLASYLEKVRQLERDNAELESRIRERSQQQEPLVCPNYQSYFRTIEELQQKILCAKSENDRLVLQIDNAKLASDDFRTKYEMERSSRQLVESDINSLRRILDELTLCKADLEAQVESLREELLCLKQNHEQEVNTLRCQLGDRLNVEVDAAPTVDLNRVLNETRSQYEALVETNRRDVEEWFARQELNKQVVSSSEQLQSNQAEIIELRRTVNALEVELQAQHNLRNSLENTLTETEARYGSQLSQVQGLITNVEHQLAEIRSDLERQNQEYQVLLDVRARLECEINTYRGLLESEDCKLPCNPCATTNASSNSCRPCSQKRSC from the exons ATGCTGtatgcccaggccccacccaccatGAAGGGTATAAAAGGAccatggagggaggagagactcAAACCT ACCCACCTCCACTTCCGTCGGGTCACCTCCTCTTCCATCACCTCTCCTAGCACCATGCCTTACAGCTGCTGCCTGCCCAACGTGGGCTGCCACTCCGGCTGCTCCTCCCGGCCCTGCGTGCCCCCCAGCTGTCACGGCTGCACCCTGCCCGGGGCCTGCAACATCCCCGCCAACGTGAGCAGCTGCAACTGGTTCTGCGAGGGCGCCTTCAATGGCAACGAGAAGGAGACCATGCAGTTCCTGAACGACCGCCTGGCCAGCTACCTGGAGAAGGTGCGGCAGCTGGAGCGGGACAACGCGGAGCTGGAGAGCCGCATCCGGGAGCGGTCCCAGCAGCAGGAGCCCCTGGTGTGTCCCAACTACCAGTCGTACTTCCGGACCATCGAGGAGCTCCAGCAgaag ATTCTGTGTGCCAAGTCTGAGAACGACAGGCTGGTGCTACAGATTGACAATGCCAAGCTGGCCTCCGATGACTTCAGGACCAA GTACGAGATGGAGCGTTCCTCACGGCAGCTGGTGGAGTCAGACATCAACAGCCTACGCAGGATCCTGGACGAGCTGACCCTGTGCAAGGCTGACCTGGAGGCCCAGGTGGAGTCCCTGCGGGAGGAGCTGCTCTGCCTCAAGCAGAACCATGAACAG GAAGTCAACACCCTGCGTTGCCAACTCGGAGACCGCCTCAATGTGGAGGTGGACGCCGCCCCCACCGTGGACCTGAACCGTGTACTCAACGAGACCAGGAGTCAGTACGAGGCCCTGGTGGAGACCAACCGCAGGGACGTGGAGGAATGGTTCGCCAGGCAG GAGCTGAACAAGCAGGTGGTGTCCAGCTCGGAGCAGCTGCAGTCCAACCAGGCAGAGATCATCGAGCTGAGACGCACGGTCAACGCCCTGGAGGTGGAGCTGCAGGCCCAGCACAACCTG AGAAACTCCCTGGAGAACACGCTGACAGAGACGGAGGCCCGCTATGGCTCCCAGCTGTCCCAGGTGCAGGGCCTGATCACCAACGTGGAGCACCAGCTGGCGGAGATCAGGAGTGACCTGGAGCGGCAGAACCAGGAGTACCAGGTGCTGCTGGACGTCCGGGCTCGGCTGGAATGTGAGATCAACACGTACCGGGGGCTGCTGGAGAGCGAGGACTGCAA gctcccctgcAACCCATGTGCCACCACCAACGCTAGTAGCAACTCCTGCAGGCCCTGCTCTCAAAAGCGTTCCTGTTAA